AGCGGCAACGACCCCCCGACGGTCCACATCTCGGCCGACCGCGACGGCGACGAGTGGGTCGTTTCGATTCGCGATGAAGGGATCGGGATCGCACCCGAGGAACAGGACCGGATCTTCGAGGTGTTCCAGCGCCTCCATAGCCGTGAGGAGTATGCCGGAACCGGTATTGGGCTCGCTCTCTGTCAGCGCATCGTCGAGCGCCACGGCGGCGATCTCTGGGTCGACTCCGCCGTCGGTGAGGGCGCGACGTTCTCGTTTACCGTCCCCGCAGTCAGCGAAAACGAGTCCGCTCCGTCACTCGGGAGCGACGACTGATCGTCTTTGGTCTCCCGAGCCGCACTGACCGTGTTGATCTGGCTCATTCAGGCTGGCCGCTTATCGGAGTCAGGTGTGAACGGCCGCGTATGAGTGAATTCACTGATCGCCTCCTGATCCTGATTATCGCGGTCGTTGGCCTCGGAAGCCTGATCGTCGCGTGGTTCGGCGGCTTCGTCATGGCCGGAATGGCCGGCTGGATGCAAACCGTCGGACTCGCCGCCCTCGTCGCCCTCTTCCTGCTATCGCTGGTCGCCGTCTGGCACGAGTTCAACGATATCGACAGGAAGAGATCCTGAAACGCGTTCTCGACCGATCCGCCTCCGAGTGGCCGCTCCGTCTCGAAGCCGCCCGGCCTCGGCCGACGCGAATCGGCTTGCTTCGCTGGGACCGGGCTCGCCGCACCCGTTTCGCTCGGGAGCAGTAGCCACCTCGCCGATACCGTACTGGAACGCATCGCCGCCCGAACTATCGCGAAGCGACCGCGGATCGCTCGTCGGAACCGGCGTCGAAGTCGACAGTGGGAAGACCCGCTTGAGGAGCGACGTCCCGTGGGTGGCACCGTGACCACGGCTGGCGTCGCCGTGGTCTCGGCCGCGTCCGAGTGGCATCTCAAGAACGACGATACGGAAAACTGATTACGCTGGTGACAGAAGAATCCGCCCGGAGATAGCAACTCGATGACACACAATGTCCGGCTGCGTGCGTCGCTGCTCTCCCGAATGGGCCTCGCACTGGCCGTGCTGGCAGTCGTCTCGATACTCATCGCCGTCACGGCGATCCTCGCGGGCGGGGTCCTCGCCTGGCTCGCGTCGCTCGTGCTCGTCTACGTGCTCGAGACGCTCCTCTTACCCGTTCTCGGCGGTTCCTACGGGCTGGTCCACTGGACGCTGACGACTCCCCTCCCCGTCGTCGTCGGGAGCGGAATCGTCCTGCTTCCGATCCTCTACTACCGGCCGGCCCGAACCCAGATCCGCGAGTTTCGGACGGAACTGGGGAGCACCGGTGCGCCGGCATCCGAAACCCACCCCGAACTGGCGAACGCGGTTCGCCGGCTCGCCCAGCAGGCGGACACCCCTGAACCGGACGTCTACGTCGCCGACCGACGGCGGCCGGAGTCCTACGCCATTGGTGGCCGCTCGAGCGGCACCGTTATCGTCACGACGGGACTCGTAAACCGGCTTTCCAAGGGAGAGCTCGAGGCCGTCCTCGCACACGAACTCAGCCACCTCATCAACGGCGACAGCCGCATCATGACGCTCGTCCTCGTCCCGATGCTCGTCGCCGAACGCGTGGGATCGGACGACCCCCCGTCGTGGACGGTGCTCGTCCACCAGCCACTCGCCTATCTGGCACACGTCGTCCTCTGGGCGCTCCTGACGGTCGCCACGACGATACAGCGACTGGGCTGTCAGTTCGGCATCGCCGTCTTATCGCGAAGTCGTGAACTCGCAGCCGACAGGGGGGCCGCGGAACTGACCGGTGCTCCGAGCAATCTTGCCAGCGCGCTCGAGACGCTCGCGGACGGCCGCGAGCGCCCGAACGAGGACAAACGCAGTTGGGCGAAGTCAGCCGGCGCACTGGATATCCTCCCGCGCGAAGCAGCGGTGGGGTCGCGGGGGCTATTCCGAACACACCCGAGTACCGACACGCGGATCGAGCACCTCGAGACGATGGTCGTCGAGCGAACGAGCGGCGGTCAGTGAGGCCGGTTGCGGCGACGGTCGGGAGCTGTCTCGAGAAGCGTGGACCGCCGGTGTTAATTATTGAGAAGGGAGAGAACGTACAGCACTAACCGCAGGATATGGATGAAGACACCCATCACGGCGACGTAGATGCCGATCGCGTTCCGCAGGGCACTCGCGTACTTGCTCTCCTTGACGGCCCAGATCTCGTACACGAGATCCGTGACGAACCCGAGGAAGAACAGGACGGAGGCGAAGATCATGAGCATGGGATTGATGAAGAACCCCACAGCACCCGCGGCGAATCCGGCGATGAACAGTCCTCTGGAGTAGGTCTGCCAGCGCACGAACGACCGGTCAGTGCGGTAGACGACGACCACGATACCGGCCGTGAGGAGTCCCGTAATGACCGTCGTGATGGCGAGGGCCGGAATTCGAAGCGCAGCGGGTACGAGCATGAGGATCGCGGACCCGAGGAGCGTATACCCGAACTGGATCAGCGTGACGCCCGCGCCCGCGATCGGAACGTTCCCCGCTTTGACGCCCTTGTTCGACACCCAGAAGCCGCCACCGATCGTGGCGGCGAAGGTGGCGATTCCGACGAAGTAGTTCGAGAAGAGGAGGCCTCCGAGGTCCGCGAGCGGCGTGTAACTTCCCACCAGCATCAACAGGATGTTCACTGCGACGAGCGCGGTCGCGATCCCCGCGACCTTCGAGACGTTGACTGTCGGGGTGTACTGCCTGGTCTGTGTACTGCTATGGACTGATGACATATTCGTATACACGACTATCAAATCCGTTAATAAATATTACTGTATCAGTTATGTAGAACAAAGTGGTGTGCGAGAACAAGTGAGGACGCAGTGTTCACAGGCCATGGTTCCTCACGACCGATGATCGGTCTCGAGACAATATATGTGTAATCTATTACCTGTAGCCGTTACTGTTGGACTGATTGTTTGACGTCACTGGATACACGACGACGTCCCACTGCTTTCTCGAGGCGGCTCGAGGACGCCCACATCCCCACTCGGAACGGTCAACCGTGGTGTCGGGCAATCGATCACGCGACCCGCTCGCCGTCGCCGTCGACCGCGAGCGCGCAGTCGTCACAGAGCCACCAGCCCACCAGCGGGTCGCGTTTGATGACCGTATCGCAGTTCGGACACTGCATCGGTTCGCCGTCTCGAGCCTCGATCATCCGTCGCCAGCTCCTCGAGCGGTCGCGTCGTCGGTGCGATCGAGCACGACGAGTTCGCAGGTCTCCGCGAGGCGTTCGACGCGCGCTCGGAGGAGGGCCTGGCCCACAGCGGTGGGGACGTACTCGACCCGGTCGTCCGTGGATCGCTCGCGTCGCTTGAGGAGACCGTGCCCGACGAGCACCGTCAAATTCGGGTAGAGCCGATTGCGATTGAGTTCGGGATTCGCGTGCTCGAGTTCGCGGACGATCTCGGCTTCGTGGGATCGCTTGTCGTCGCGCTCGAGGCGGGCGACGGCCTCGAGACAGTCACACTGGAAGGCAGTGAGGTCGGTCCAGCGAGTGCCGCCGTCAGAATGGAGATCTGAGGAGGATCGGCTCGTGTCACTCGGCTCACCACCGTCTGTTACGAGTTGGTTGTGGGGTGATGCGTCTGCTCGAGCGGGGTTTTCAAGGTCCCGCGAATCGTTGTCGTGCATGGCTTGCGGACCCTACGTACGCGAGCCGCGCGGTC
This genomic stretch from Natrinema sp. SYSU A 869 harbors:
- a CDS encoding M48 family metalloprotease — encoded protein: MTHNVRLRASLLSRMGLALAVLAVVSILIAVTAILAGGVLAWLASLVLVYVLETLLLPVLGGSYGLVHWTLTTPLPVVVGSGIVLLPILYYRPARTQIREFRTELGSTGAPASETHPELANAVRRLAQQADTPEPDVYVADRRRPESYAIGGRSSGTVIVTTGLVNRLSKGELEAVLAHELSHLINGDSRIMTLVLVPMLVAERVGSDDPPSWTVLVHQPLAYLAHVVLWALLTVATTIQRLGCQFGIAVLSRSRELAADRGAAELTGAPSNLASALETLADGRERPNEDKRSWAKSAGALDILPREAAVGSRGLFRTHPSTDTRIEHLETMVVERTSGGQ
- a CDS encoding helix-turn-helix transcriptional regulator; translation: MHDNDSRDLENPARADASPHNQLVTDGGEPSDTSRSSSDLHSDGGTRWTDLTAFQCDCLEAVARLERDDKRSHEAEIVRELEHANPELNRNRLYPNLTVLVGHGLLKRRERSTDDRVEYVPTAVGQALLRARVERLAETCELVVLDRTDDATARGAGDG